One region of Polaribacter pectinis genomic DNA includes:
- a CDS encoding ABC transporter permease — protein MLEMQKDKWLFEITPKKSLFTVNLKEVWQYRDLLILFVKRDVVTKYKQTVLGPIWYLIQPLFTSVIFTLIFNNIANIPTNGVPAFLFNLAGITCWNYFKDCLTQTSDTFKNNEGIFGKVYFPRVVMPLSTIFSNLLKFGIQLLIFIAFYIYFAVKGLSVSFTLDLLYLPILTLSMGFLSLGLGMMVSSMVTKYRDLTYLLTFGVSLLMYLSAVMYPVEVAVDKMRNFPIAIKMIEYNPMTIVIENFRNIVFNSSSVDFLEIIYVVIISFFVFMLGLVVFNKTEKTFIDTI, from the coding sequence ATGTTAGAAATGCAGAAAGATAAATGGCTTTTCGAGATAACTCCTAAAAAGAGCCTTTTTACAGTAAATTTAAAAGAAGTTTGGCAGTATAGAGATTTACTTATTCTCTTTGTTAAGAGAGATGTTGTAACTAAATATAAGCAAACAGTTTTAGGACCAATATGGTATTTAATACAACCTTTATTTACTTCAGTAATATTTACACTGATATTTAATAATATAGCAAATATTCCTACTAATGGAGTTCCAGCTTTTTTATTCAATCTTGCCGGTATTACTTGTTGGAACTATTTTAAGGACTGTTTAACGCAAACATCTGATACCTTTAAAAATAATGAAGGAATTTTTGGGAAAGTTTATTTTCCTAGAGTGGTAATGCCATTATCTACAATCTTTTCTAATTTATTAAAATTCGGAATTCAATTATTAATATTTATTGCATTTTACATTTACTTTGCAGTAAAAGGTTTATCAGTTTCATTTACTTTAGACCTTCTATATCTACCAATTTTAACTCTTTCAATGGGCTTTTTAAGCCTAGGTTTGGGTATGATGGTTTCTTCTATGGTTACAAAGTATAGAGATCTTACTTATTTGTTAACTTTTGGAGTATCATTACTTATGTATTTATCAGCAGTAATGTATCCTGTTGAAGTTGCTGTAGATAAGATGAGAAATTTTCCAATAGCTATTAAAATGATTGAATACAACCCAATGACAATAGTTATAGAAAATTTTAGAAACATTGTTTTCAATTCTAGTAGTGTAGATTTTTTAGAAATTATTTATGTAGTAATAATATCTTTTTTTGTTTTTATGTTAGGATTGGTAGTTTTTAATAAAACTGAAAAAACGTTTATTGATACCATTTAA
- a CDS encoding GNAT family N-acetyltransferase, producing the protein MEIENLEIIAYQLEHAKDFYNLNVEWLEKYFYVEPYDKKVLSNPKEYILDTGGFIFCARYNSEIVGVVALINQKTFFELSKMAVLPKYHGKKIGLQLMNYCIEFAKSKQWKSITLYSHRTLVPAINLYKKIGFKEIPLEENSHYERSDIKMLLEL; encoded by the coding sequence ATGGAAATAGAAAACCTAGAAATTATTGCTTATCAACTAGAACATGCAAAGGACTTCTACAACTTAAATGTAGAATGGTTAGAAAAATATTTTTACGTAGAACCTTATGATAAAAAAGTTTTAAGCAATCCGAAAGAATATATTTTAGATACTGGAGGTTTTATTTTTTGTGCAAGATATAATTCAGAAATTGTTGGTGTTGTTGCACTTATTAATCAAAAAACTTTTTTTGAATTGAGTAAAATGGCTGTTTTACCAAAATATCATGGTAAAAAAATTGGGTTACAATTAATGAATTATTGTATCGAGTTTGCAAAAAGCAAACAATGGAAAAGTATTACGCTATATTCACACAGAACATTAGTTCCTGCAATTAATTTGTATAAAAAAATAGGGTTTAAAGAAATTCCATTAGAAGAAAACTCACATTATGAGCGTTCTGACATTAAAATGTTATTAGA
- the ftcD gene encoding glutamate formimidoyltransferase, which translates to MNKQLIECVPNISEGRDINKINTIANVVKTIEGIKLLDVDPGKATNRTVITFVGEPDQVVEAAFLLIKKAAELIDMSKQTGEHPRFGATDVCPLVPIANISMEETAKYAHKLGKKVGEELGISGYFYENAATSLDRKNLATVRSGEYEGLKEKLSKPNWKPDFGPTEFNKQIISSGVTAISARDFLIAYNVNLNSTSTRRANAIAFDIRENGRAKLVDGKKVLDKNGEAERIPGKLKAVKGIGWFIEEYGIAQISYNLTNISITSMHEAFYETDLAATKRGLRVTGSELVGLVPLQAMLDCADFYLKKQERSLGISESEKIKIAIKSLGLDDLKPFNPQERIIEYVMNSDADKKLIDFTVKDFAEETASESMAPGGGSIAAYVGALGVSLGTMVANLSAHKAGWDSKWQYFSDWAEKGQKYKNDLLFLVDEDTNAFNKIIDGFRMPKTNNEEIEARKKAIENATKYATEIPFKVMETAHNSIEVMLEMMKNGLQNSLSDGGVGVLCAKTAVTGAYFNVRINAKDIKDREFAEEILAKAEEIYQKTIVLENEMMMIINKNI; encoded by the coding sequence ATGAACAAGCAACTTATAGAATGCGTACCAAATATTAGCGAGGGAAGAGATATTAACAAAATTAACACCATCGCAAATGTAGTAAAAACAATAGAAGGTATAAAACTTTTAGATGTAGATCCTGGCAAAGCAACTAACAGAACAGTAATTACATTTGTAGGCGAGCCTGATCAAGTTGTAGAGGCAGCTTTTTTATTAATAAAAAAAGCAGCAGAATTAATAGACATGAGTAAACAAACAGGAGAACATCCAAGATTTGGAGCAACTGATGTTTGTCCTTTAGTACCAATTGCAAATATTTCTATGGAAGAAACTGCAAAATATGCACATAAATTAGGAAAGAAAGTTGGTGAAGAACTTGGTATATCTGGATATTTTTATGAAAACGCAGCTACTTCATTAGACAGAAAAAACTTAGCTACAGTTCGCTCTGGAGAGTATGAAGGTTTAAAAGAAAAGCTTTCTAAACCTAATTGGAAACCAGATTTTGGACCAACAGAATTCAATAAACAAATAATATCATCTGGAGTTACAGCAATTTCTGCCCGTGATTTCTTAATTGCTTATAACGTAAATTTAAACTCTACGTCAACTAGAAGAGCAAATGCAATTGCTTTTGATATTCGTGAAAACGGTAGAGCAAAATTAGTTGATGGTAAAAAAGTGCTAGACAAAAACGGTGAAGCTGAAAGAATTCCGGGAAAACTAAAAGCTGTAAAAGGAATTGGTTGGTTTATTGAAGAATACGGAATTGCACAAATTTCTTACAATCTTACAAATATTTCTATAACTTCTATGCATGAAGCTTTTTATGAAACAGATTTAGCAGCTACAAAACGCGGTTTGCGTGTAACAGGATCTGAATTAGTTGGTTTAGTTCCACTACAAGCTATGCTAGATTGTGCAGATTTTTATCTAAAAAAACAAGAACGTTCATTAGGAATTAGCGAAAGTGAGAAAATTAAAATCGCTATAAAATCTCTTGGTTTAGATGATTTAAAACCATTTAATCCGCAAGAAAGAATTATAGAATATGTAATGAATTCCGATGCTGATAAAAAACTAATTGACTTTACAGTTAAAGATTTCGCAGAAGAAACAGCATCAGAATCTATGGCTCCTGGAGGTGGAAGTATTGCTGCTTATGTTGGTGCTTTAGGCGTTTCTCTAGGAACAATGGTTGCCAATCTTTCTGCACATAAAGCAGGTTGGGATTCTAAATGGCAATATTTTTCTGATTGGGCAGAAAAAGGTCAGAAATATAAAAACGATTTGTTGTTTTTGGTAGATGAAGACACAAATGCTTTCAACAAAATTATTGATGGTTTTAGAATGCCAAAAACAAATAATGAAGAAATAGAAGCTAGAAAAAAAGCCATTGAAAACGCTACAAAATATGCAACAGAAATTCCATTTAAAGTAATGGAAACTGCACATAACTCTATAGAAGTTATGCTAGAAATGATGAAAAACGGATTGCAAAATTCACTTTCTGATGGTGGAGTTGGTGTTTTGTGTGCAAAAACAGCAGTAACTGGCGCATATTTTAACGTTAGAATAAATGCAAAAGATATTAAGGACAGAGAATTTGCTGAAGAAATTTTAGCAAAAGCAGAAGAAATATATCAAAAAACGATTGTTTTAGAAAATGAAATGATGATGATCATCAACAAAAACATATAA